DNA from Branchiostoma lanceolatum isolate klBraLanc5 chromosome 9, klBraLanc5.hap2, whole genome shotgun sequence:
AATTCCAGCAAAGGGTGGTCTGAGATCTGTGAGAAGACACGTAGTCTGTCCTTCAGCGTCGAAGCAAAGAGCTCTATACACTTGTGGGAGGGAAATCGTCATCTCTGATTCATAAAccccaagcaaggaggttacctTGCCCCAAGGTAAGAAATTCAATATATTTTCACCTAAAACATACAGAGGTTCCTCTTGAACGTACCAACAACTAAATAGTGCAGCTATCCAAACATCTGATGTCACGCCAACATGTCACGCTATTTTGTCCATTTGTCTTTGCACGGAAAAGCTTTTGGCCTGGCAATGCAAATGGAAATAGGTTGACTATCAAAGGTAATAGACTAGTAGTTCGTATTTCCCCCAACTATCGCATGTACGTTTTCTTTGAGGTTATCGGTTTAATACATCATGATCAATCTCGGATCACTACGGCGCCAAATTTCGAGTTGTCTGAAAAATGTTCTATGAAACTAAGGATAACGCCGaagaaacctccttgcttttaggACATAGTTTTCCTGTACAGTTTTCCTGTACTATAAGCGGCGATTAGCAACACTATGGAATCCTACGTCAAAAAATAGAAACTATGGAATCCTGTTTTCCCGCTGTTTCAACAAGGACAATTCTTAGATTTTGTAAGAAGGTCGACAGATGTGAAGCCTGTTGGCCATCAAACCCATTATACAAGTCCACAAAAGGCAGAGCCAAACCATTGTGTCTGCAGAGCCTTGTCTGTCCCAAAACTGAATAGCTAGAGGACAAAAGGTCATTTCACAGCATATGCATGAGTTATTGCAGCCTCCCATATGATGCCGGGGAAGTTTTTTCCATGAACTGCGCTATGTTTACTTATAGCTGCCTGGGTCAGATTACTTGCCCAGGTCAAGGAGGTAATGTAACCTCTATGGTCCTCTATATAAttattataacctccttgccctgGTCAAGCCTTTGTCTCTACCGTGCGGACCAATGATATAACGTTGTTGTGGACTATTACTAAGGCAGATATATCGGTGACAATGACTGACAGTATTCAAAGGCCACTTGGATACTGTTATTGCCACCAAGGAGGATCCTcgttgccaccgatagatctgcttcgGGAGATTAGGAATATTTACGCTGTTTGTATGGAgtataatttgccaggggagtttggtcTTTTCTTCCATAGAGTTTCATTTGCCGGCGCAGTTATACCCCTACCACGTCCTCCCTCTCCTGggtttgccgaattctactatccattaggaaggcctggtggacgctagTTTAATCAGAAATAACAGCTGTCATAAAACTACGCGTAGCTGGAAACTAAATACCCGGATGTAAGGGCTGTGAGGCCCTGTTATGGACAGATGTGCCGACTGCACTGACGTTTTTGTTATAAAACAATGGCATTCAGAAATCATGACTAGGGTACAAAGAATAGTTGCATTTTCTTCCATGAAGAAGGCGTTGAAGGGAAATCATTGAAGTTggatatatactagtacttcatCAATAGACGTATGGCTACAATGAATATGTCCTACACACATATTAGCTGTAAAGAAAATCTGTATCGTGAGGCTGATAATGATTGAGTTCCTATATATAGTGGTTTCAGTTTCATTCTGATATCTTGATAATGCAGTCATGGGTTGACACTACAGCAAACAGAGGGGTAACGTTACTTTGCACCACTTCTCCATGTGTCTCAGATTGTCAAACGTCACTTCTCCATGCGTCCCAGATTGTCAAACGTCACTTCTCCATGCGTCCCAGATTGTCAAACGTCACTTCTCCATGCGTCCCAGGTCGTCAAACGTTACTGCTCCATGGATCTAAGGCATTGACAGGATTGTGTttatatcaaaatatgaaattctGTCCCAAGTAAATATCCTAGTTTTGCCATGAGGATAATATATCTAAATTCAGAAGTGCAGGGTTTATGCAGACCATACGTGTTTTTACGATTAGATGTGGGTTACTTtttatacatgttatattaaGCAGATAAGGGCAATACCCGAAACTGATTAGTGACACTTCTTGCATGAAAACTGGCTGAGTCGAATGGTCATTGTGGTACGTAGTTAAAGTCGTTAGAGTAGCCAAATCGTTTCAAGCTGTTAGTAAGTAACGTGTCCTAAATAACATTGACTGCGGTCTTCAAAAGTATATGTTGCAGTTTTCGTCAAAAATACGTAGTGTCTTATTGCAGGATAGTAATTTATGCAACATTTTATGACGTCACGATGGCGTCATTAATAGTTATTGGGTCACGCCCTTTTTGCGAGAAATCGAATTTCCAGACTAGAGCTTGGGTAGAAATTAATGGTATTTCTCATAAATGTACACAATAGTGATAGTAAGAATTCTATGCTCTGGTGTTCTCATATCTTCACATGCCGATTTTATTAATGGACCTAAATaatatttgcattatttttaCAGGACAGAGATTTCATCAGCATGGCAACCAGAGCAGTATCTCATCCGACATCAGAGGTGGAAAAGAATGAACATGGGATGGATTCTCCGCGTACTCACAAGTGTagtggtgagaaaccgtacagatgtgaggagtgcaacaaaCAGTTCAAGGCGCTGAGTAAACTGacgagacacatgcggactcacaccggcgagaaaccgtacagatgtgaggagtgcagcaaacagttcagcaCGTCGGGTTACCTGAAGatacacatgcggactcacaccggtgagaagcaaTACAAATGTGAAGAGTGtagcaaacagttcagtgagCTCGGTAAACTAAAGatacacatgcggactcacaccggtgagaagccataCAAGTGTGATGCGTGTGGCAAACAGTTCAATGAGCTCGGTAATCTGAAGAAGCACATGCGGATtcataccggtgagaagccatacaagtgtgatgagtgtggcaaacagttcTATGAGCTCGGTAATCTGAAGAcgcacatgcggactcacaccggtgagaagccgtaCAGATGTGAACAGTGTAGCAAACAGTTCAGTATGCCAGGGTCTCTAAAgagtcacatgcggactcacactggagagaaaccgtacagatgtgaggagtgcagcagacagttctGTACGTCGTGTCAATTgcagaaacacatgcggactcataccggagagaaaccgtacagatgtgaaGAGTGtagcaaacagttcagtgagCTCGGTCATCTGAAGACGCACATGCGAAAtcataccggtgagaagccgTACAGATGTGAACattgcagcaaacagttcagtacGCTGAGTAATCTCAACAGCCACACgaggactcacactggagagaaaccgtacGTTTGTGAAGAATGCAGCGAACAGTTCACCCAGCTAGGTAGTCTGAAAATACACATGCGAAAtcataccggtgagaagccgTACAGATGTGAACattgcagcaaacagttcagaaCGCAAAGCAATTTCAAGAGCCACACTAGGACtcataccggtgagaagccgTACAGATGTGAacagtgcagcaaacagttcatcCAGCTGGGTAATCTCAAgacacacatgcggactcacaccggtgagaagccgtaCAAATGTGaagagtgcagcaaacagttccgTGAGCAgggtaatctgaagaaacacatgcggactcatacCGGTGAGAACCCGTACAGATGCGAacagtgcagcaaacagtttagCCAGCGGAGTAATCTCAAgagtcacatgcggactcacactggtgagaggcCATAAACATGTGaagagtgcagcaaacagttctcCGAGTCGCGTTCTCTAAAGATCCATATGAGGACTCACACTgctgagaaaccctacagatgtgaggagtgtgacAGGCAGTTCAGTGATCAAAGATCTTTGAAGAAACATATGAAGACTCGCACAGGTTGAGCGTGCAGTTTAGTAACTGAACGATATTGCAAGTGATATAAAGACAAAATATCCGACTGTAGCGTTGTGATGAGGGAAAACGATGTCACTACATATACGCGATCGGTAATTTAGTGAGTAAACACTTATATGGAAGCACTTCATTAACTTAGAAAGCAATCTTAGTAAGTGTTGACAATTAACCAGAGTGTCATGGAACCGTTTATAGGCATGTGAAGGTGACATCGTCTGTCTGCCAAATCACTAGTACTTAACTCTTCAGATATTGTTATGTTGGAATTGTCGTTCTTACCGTTTTGACTAAACTctgtaaataaatacataaccTTTAGAATTAGCTGTGGTAAAAAAAAGTGAATAGTAGTTATGCTTCGAACTGTTCTAACATTAGTAGGTTGCTTGTTCTTCTATACTAATGCGTCGTTATCATATCTTTCGTAGATCTAGTATGTTTTCCGCAAAGGGACTTTGTCTGTTCCGTCATATTGCGACAGATGTGAGGAATTCAGAAGGCAGTTCATTAGCCCGAGCGCTTAGattgagatctagagtactaGTGCATGGAATCTTCTCTAGACTGTTTGTCAGAGCTCTGAGGAACTGGGCTCCCTCTTCCTTGTAAGGGAAATTTCCCCACTTACCACTTTCATTTACTAGTATCtctgtaaatatgaatgttcaGCTGTATGTTAGATGGTATCCGGCATTAACAGTGCTACTTGTATGGCCTCTGTATTGATtcgttgcaatttcaataaaatctCTATAAACGCACTAAATGATATAACTCTTGCCTCGAGCGTTTCTAAATGCGTTGGGTACCGTTGCCTAGCGTCATATTGCCTACTCACCAAGCTGTAAGTGAGTCCGGCTGATTTTTGAAGtattttttaggcgtttttgtcaggctttctacttcgTCATATATGCATGTTTTTTGTCTCACCAACGTTGGTGACACAATATGATGTGATGGAAGTCCTATCCGACCTGGctttagaaaaaagaaaatttaactgGGATATAAACATGAAagcagagtctgaggggaaagttaATATGAACTTTGGTTGTTTCAGGGAGTTACTATGGTTCAAGTCAAATTTGCCCAGagcattgtttttcttttctttttatgtttttctctttcttaatCTTTAATCTGTCAGAAAACCCAGGTAACGCATTGATATGACATTAGGATCCGGGTAGTATGGTTACTAAAAAGAATAATAATCCTAGGTAGTCATTAACATTTCAATTACTTGCTGCCACTCAAGCAAATCAGACCATAACTATTAGTCACTTCCAAATGATCAGACAAGCCAAATTTCTGTACTGGCAGGGCTAACTGTGGTAATTTTAATCACATAATTATTGAGGAAGCTTGTCTTCTTGTATTCAATATTGTTAACAATGTTATGGCTTTGTACAACACTGGAGTAACAACCGCAAATCATATTTTGACATCATTTCGAACAGCGCACTACACCGGGTAACACACCTTCACAATATTTGCTATTAATACCAGAATGCGATATGTATGACTTGATGTAAAAAGTTACATTGTTATATGACCGTTCCACAGAGAGACATTAAATATGTGCCTGGGCTGGTGTTGTGTCAGCACGCAGGTAGAacagcatactgtaaattcatttgtttttgcaGTAGGTTTTAGTGACATTTAAAGTGTGGCtgaaataattctgtagtagtacagtagatatacaaaaaaactgttcaaggtgttatgattttgcggtatgaggtcaccacaaaaatgaAACCGACTCAAatcatttcaagaaaaaaaaaggtactaTTTTGCTATGTACTTGTCTTTTCTTAATACATTTTAGCACtaacttttttaaaattttcatcactcaatCCTTGTTTGTTCATCATCGCTAATTTAATTGCATGTTCTTTGCAGAATGCCTGGTACATTTATATTTATTGAGATAACCGCACTAAATAACTTAGTACTTCTAAACTAGCCAAAAACTTACATGGAGTTTTAACAGCTGCAAACCTTGATGTACATTATCCTAGAAATTTCATCTTTAATGGTTTTAACCTGGTACTAGTAATCATGAACTGGCAGATAGAAAAGGTTGTAAAAATCATTCACACCCTGTGCATAATGTAGCAACAAGTACAGTAATTTGTATTTCTTTAGTACTGCATACTTCTTTATTTTTCTACACTACATACAACTAATCTCAATCTTGGATCTCTGCACAAAGCCAAAACTCTCGTTTTCGGAAGCTTTTCTTCTCTCAAGACACAAaagcataatctccaagcagatctaacggttgcaaaggccatatccaactggcaaaaggagccAGTTGAATACGGCcgttgcaaccgttagatctgcttggagattaacaaaaGCGGTCAAGTTTCAACACAATcctcaaaacaatgaaaatctttacatgctacatgtagttcctaACCACAGACATTCTACTAGTACTTTTCTAGTGTAACTTTGGTGCCCTTGTATACCTCCTGTAGATCACTACAGGTTAACATTTCCTGAAAAACAGATATATTTTTAACATTCATATAAATCTCAATGTAAGGTATTGTTGATAATTCCATTGCATTGTAGACAGTAGCCAGAGAGTACTGTATGTATAGTGCATTATCTCTGGCTGGCATGACTTATTCCTTTCCTGGTTACTTAATCCTCGGATGATAGATCCAGAACAAAGTACTTGAACCACAAGTTCCTAACATTCACGTCTATTGCATCCCATCGTTATTTGTCATCATGGTGTGTCCCCCGGTCCACCCATCCCACCAAGTCCACCCATACCCCCAAGTCCACCCATCCCACCAAGTCCACCCATACCCCCAAGTCCACCCATCCCACCAAGTCCACCCATACCCCCAAGTCCACCCATACCCCCCATACCTCCCATACCCCCCATGCCAGGCATACCCCCCATGTCAGGCATACCCCCCATGCCTCCCATCCCCTCCATCCCCCCTTGCTGCTTGTCGCGTGACTCGGTCCAGGCCTTGGCGATCGTTCTCTTCATCTCGTCATCTCCTTCCTCGTACATCTGCCTCATCATTGTCATGATGGAGTCTTGTGGGTCGGCTGAATTGTTCATCTTTGGAGTCCTGCAGTGCAACGATAACAATACATCAATCTATGCACTGAAATACATGAGACGTGTAGTACAGTCTCCCGGCAATCAAACTCGAGCTGCCATTGCACAAACCCAACaaacttaccactaggctaaaaggtctggactagagctgtgtacctaaacaaattttaggtacaggtacacaggacctgaacctgtacctactgggtaaactacttgttcggaaaatgctacattttcaataaggacaaaagcatgtttgatctggtaaaaacataatatttgattgtgcttggtattatttttatgaaaacacagatgaaaatttgactccagccatgcaaatgtgttttctgaggcttagagtggctttagagcactgccacggtaatttcatagtatttttatctgtcaaagtggccatcccctgagtcaggtccagtaccgatacagcagggtcaggtattttggacctgtacctaattgattgtacccggtactgtatcggtacagtgaaCCGGTACACAGTTCTAGTCTGGACCATTTAGACTGGCCAGCAAGTGGCGCTTCAACCACATGTTACAGCGCAGACATCTCATACTGTGTAAGTATGGACTTTCCGGATCACATTGAACTTAAAAAATAAGGAAGCACTGCATTCAAATAAGATAGAACCAGTAACATGACAGCAAGGTCTGCGAttcgttaatgaaggttagacatccaggtaataagcaaaaatagttactcaagcaactggataaaattttgaatcttgttatttcaaattttgaaactttgtaGAAAATTTTTGATCTGGCATATGAAGGTCTGTGATTGTATTCTGTAACCTCTAAATAATTTACAATTTGCAACAAGACGGGTCTGAAAAGTTATAGTTTTCTGGTCTATTAACATTTCAACTCTTGAAAACACATCTAGGTACAGGACTGCAATACAAGCCCCACAACCTAGTAATATGAGTAGTATGGTTACTCACTTCTTGTCCTTGGATTTCTTTTCCCCACTAGTGAGACACTCCCAGTTTTGTGTCTCCTTTTTTCTCAGGAGTAGCGTCACCATGTCCCTTTTTATCTGTGGAATCAAAAGTGCAACTGTTACATTTGGGCAATATGTCTTTCTCCATACAGATgacacaaaactttcaaaacagTGAAACAATAAAGACTGtatgatacaaaaaaaataaaatttcagAAATACAAAAACTCTTAAAATCAGGTACTAATTTTGAAAAGAGTGAGAACATTTGTCTAATTGTTGTAGGATTGGTTTCTTAGAATTTTTCTTTGGTCCTACAACAGGTAGAAGTGAATTCAAAATTTTCTAAAAAGTCAAAAGTCTTTACGAGTAACCGAGTGACCGTTACATTAAATAGCCCAGAAGCCAGACTGTTTCTAGGGCCTACACAGATCAGCTCCTTGGCTCCAGGGCCAATATACCCCCAAGGAACTTTTGCCTGAGCGCCCTTGAGGAAGACGCTGATTCAAAGCAAACTTTCCTCTGGGACATATTGGCCCTAGAGCTGAGAATCTGGCCTATGTAAGCCCCGCAAACAGTCTAGCCTCCAGTCTTTGTATATAACTAAAGGGCTTACCTTATATGAGACAGATGTTATGGGAAGTAACAAGGTGTTGATGAGAAGGTTGTGGTTCTTTCCACCTAGATCTTTCACCAGGAAATCTACCATTCTGTCAGGAACAAAAGACACATCATCACTACCAATATGCAGGGCACATAGCCTTATACAAATAtctagtgcacccacagtaaaaaaataggtgcacactTTCAATTTTGGGCAAACAAAAGTGCAATGTCACATTATCTAACTACTAACACCATTAACCAGGTTTCATCACTACCCATTTCCCTACACTTGAATAGTCATGAAATCTAAATAAATATTCAGATTTTGCCATCCCTTACTACTGACGTGTTATCATTGTTTATCATTTGTTCAGCTTCTACAAAGTACTACATCAACTAGAAATGACTAATGCAGATATGTATAACTTTTCAGTAACCCCCAAATAGCTTCAAACAGAAAACTGTCCTGTCTTGTAAAAAGTGAGTGAAACTTTTCTACGTCCTAacaacttaaccttctccctcctgccgaactctgtaaccaatagggaactgcatgccaaacagctactcagtgtgctaaaggttaaatgatAAGTCTTACTTTTCTCCGAAGTTGACCTCAATGTTCTCTTTGGGAAGTGCCTGGACGCCGTTTAGAGAGATGTAGATTTTCACAAACTTGTCCGACTGGTCCCAACctggaagtacatgtagaaaatacaTTAAAGAATACAAGTATACCATATTGttcattgaatttttttacaagtacatgtaccttattccTTTGTAACTTACTAAAGGTCGATAGATCAAAGAGAGTCAGACTTATAAAGAATAGCTACttataaaaaaatacagttaattttcaaatttcttttttatttctaaattCACAGGTTTGGTCATCTTCCCCACCATGAACTCATTACACAGCGAAATTTGCTCATTTCTTATTATTTTACTGCGAtcgtttcaaccatgaactttTGATTTTCATTGCACCTTAGAATTTAacattcgtgaatagtttcatcaggttggtaagtcactgaataaaaagactctttctacacaaccaagtgattatTCAACAATTAATTGAAactttgaataaatcactttgttgtgtaaaaagagtcttttatgCAGAATTTAAGTTTTgtaaacttaaatgaatttacagggACATAATGATGAAGCAGAATTCCTTTCAGTCTGGAACAGCCCCTCGGGTTCCACTCACCATATGAGGTGATTTTAGTCTTGTGCTTTGTACCCGGTGGCGGTGGTGCCCTGCGCTTTACGGTCGCTTTCGTGTCGTCTGGCGTGGATTCTTGTTCGGTTGCTTTTGTGTCGTCTGGCTTGGATTCTTGCTCCTCCACTCCATTCTGAGCGGCCGGTGCAGGAGCCTCGCTCTTAGTAATCTCTGTCTGTACTTTACCCTTCTCTAACGTCAGGGCTTTCTTCACTCTCTCTCTGGTTGCCTGTTCCAGTAGTCTCTCTATCTCCTGTAGATCTGCTTGCAACTGGTGGGAAAATGGAATATGTTTTACTTTTGACATTCAGACTGTGAATCTGATCATACAGCTTTAAAAGAAACGCTAACACAAAcaaatcatgatcatcatgaAATGGGGTGGAAAGAACGATGGTGATTAGTTTGATATGATGATAACATACTTTAGTTTTACACATTGGCTCCTTGTTAGTTTGACATGGCTCTCACATGTCCTACCCAGTTTCACCGTTTCGCATATTCACTAACATCTTTATTACGCTCTGAATGGCAATAAAACATTATCAACTACAAGGTCATTTAATGCTTAGGCTAATGTTAAGGCCTAACCATGTCATAACCAAGAAGTGCTACCATCAACACCAAGAGTGAAGAAAATCAATAGTCATGACCTTTTTAATGCTTTAGATTAACCAGCTTGAAAACTACCAAATGGTGTGACCATGGCACATCTAGTCCCGttatatgcatatacatgtaatcatgaGTCataaatgggggaggggggtgatgtTTCTGATTAAAACACACTGTATAAAGCATCTTTAACAATCTCACAATTATACACGTGATGTATCACTAAACGTGCATTTCAAGTTCATATTCCTGAAGTCTTTTACGTGAATCTAAGTTCGCACATGGCCCAAACCACATGTACCGATCTGGGCCAAAGGGTGTTCAGTGACGCGGACGAAAGTTTCCACTGTTTACAAAACCGCTCCATCCGTTTTCCCACAGATTCCAggctaaaacaacaaacaaaacacataaagagTTTGTAACGAGTACAAGCTTACCTCCTCGAGACCAGCCATGTTTTAGAAAGCGTGCAAACTTAGAGTCTTTGTTCCTAAAATTCCTTGTGGTACCGTTGTCGGAAGCATACACGGTATTTTCTGGAAACCGGAAGTGAAGCACTACGCGTGCGTCCTTTACAGCTGCATGGCGGGAAAAGGGTTTTAAATATGGCGGGAAACTTTGTTTCATCATCAAAACACGTTCATTCGATTTTAGAAAATAAAGGAGAGGACtgctacacatacatgtacaatacatttcTGTATGTTAAGTAAAGTTTAGTAAAATATATTATAATCTTGAATAGGGTAACGTTATGCTAATTGTAGTCTGCCACTAGactctaacgttgggtaacataaattcgcggggtacttaaattcgggatttttcgaaaacggggtatttagggatatgtgctagatgcaacataagtaataccgctagaaatgcaaacctgacagacttacgtattcagaacactgtctgaaaagcttcgataagcatggattataaggcgacgaggtaaatgaaactctccgtcccttattggaacagtctgagggcttcgtgggagaattacacaacatggttgtcggctggtttataagaaaaatgtcacatccgcttcctgctaaacacaattatttacaagacaacttattacaatctcttttgctaacctgcaactggattctaagtgtgatcaatcatcaaaactcctctctgttgctacaacctacggcacgtgtattttcccgccgccatattgttaaccagaatcctgttgtcaagcagacgacaaaggtttgcgaggaacacttttttgtctaaatgctgcgtgtgatagtggactgaggaagatattttcctcaaagtttgctcctaacacaacaaggaacacgtggacatagtagtattaccattgctacggcatccagctcactttccatgaataatgtaacgttacacgttgcccgatgatgacgatgggccgactttgagtgaagttctaccgactcaacacacgggttgttcccgaactggcctgatgtgtgcggtacggccgttttttcgtgtatttttttacttggacacgtctatatccatagcactctcctcaagccaaggatggaacgaatagctgctgtataaaatgtgattagtggtaagatattcaagacgaatcttctctcccgaattgatgtgcccccctgtccgacagcaccgtcattgtgcgcgcggcggacggtagtttcaagttgaaatattatagtgtcagcacgactagagacaaaatctaccatatatatgattagtgcaaagatagtacatgatactgacagaattatagaaaaaaaggatggtttattgttctgctagattgatttcagtcaaccattatcggaaaaatcccgaatttatgttacccaacgttaccagtctcccccggtcgctgggaaaatagtagaaattggccaaatagagtaaaatgtttgaagggagtcggctacggagagagggtcaaattcgcAACCtctttctactattttcccagcgaccgggggagactggtagagtctagtctgccacatgaaaacaaaaatattacaaaagctaaaagaaaataatataacgTTAGGTCTGAGGTCTCCGAATGCTTGTTGCAAACTGTagagttttgttttcttttatttacctcttttctttttttttagtaaaTATTCATACGCGTAGTTATTGAATGCAAAAATAATGACAGGGCAACAAAATTTTCTTGACAATTCGCGTTGCATTGCTTTGTATACATACTTCATATTCACTTCCATTGTTTGGAACAGGCAGTTTGAATGGTACACCGTACATGTGTATGATCTTGTATAGACAATACATTAGCTAATGGCGATCCTCTCTGTCTCAGAATCTATACCTCTGGAAGCCTTCCTGCTAGctttgtattctccaagcagatatttcgGTCGAGTGGGCTAGGAGTGTATGGAATTTTTAACCCGTCCCTCCCTAGAGAGAAAGGTTGAAAAGGCCAGATACTCCTagcccactcgaccgaaacctctgcttggagaatacctgcTTTGAACATCACAGCCAATGGCTGTTGTCagcctaaggccatgttgattctatCACATGAATGGCATCATCTGAGAACCCCAAAAATGATGCGAGAGCGCGCaaataaaaaagtttggaaaaaaggGCCGTCCGATAATCCGATTAATCCGacgggttacacaaatccgccactttgaaaaacaatagttttgagagatctctagtgcagcaccccccaggtatgcacagccaggagtgcattatactggggaacaTTAAGTTGAAGATCTGTTtgaacgtatcttttcaggtggcggaattatgtaccctggcggaattatgttgcCTAAgtgatcaggaaggttgaacaaaggACTACTCTGACACAGTATGGTCATGGACTCATGGTACTCCGAACAATGAATTCGTTCTTCATTTTGTCGACTATCCGTTATAcgatatcatttttttaaatttacgaTTTATATTCCCTCCATTTGCATTTACTTGATACGATCT
Protein-coding regions in this window:
- the LOC136442548 gene encoding calcyclin-binding protein-like, with protein sequence MAGLEELQADLQEIERLLEQATRERVKKALTLEKGKVQTEITKSEAPAPAAQNGVEEQESKPDDTKATEQESTPDDTKATVKRRAPPPPGTKHKTKITSYGWDQSDKFVKIYISLNGVQALPKENIEVNFGEKMVDFLVKDLGGKNHNLLINTLLLPITSVSYKIKRDMVTLLLRKKETQNWECLTSGEKKSKDKKTPKMNNSADPQDSIMTMMRQMYEEGDDEMKRTIAKAWTESRDKQQGGMEGMGGMGGMPDMGGMPGMGGMGGMGGMGGLGGMGGLGGMGGLGGMGGLGGMGGLGGMGGLGGMGGPGDTP